GTCGATGcttataaataaaaggatgaagagtcatgtccacgcAGGGACATGACTTCTAgatggcttatgccacgtagaaTCTTGACCCTACGGGTacatgacccttcattcaatgttgttatatattacttgctcATATTGGTGAAAGAAAAAACATGGTATAAGAGAGAAAATGAGCACTTGAGAGAAGAAAATGTGAAGTTTGCAGATAGATTGCAATCTTATTCACAGACTGCTCCGTTGCAAATAACTGATGCACCAGATCATGAGAAAAGACTAATGAGGGTTACCTCAAAGAGGTCTTATTGGAAACTACAAGTAATAAAGTTCGATAAAAGAAAGGAATGGATAGTTCAATAGTGGAAGGATTTAAAAGCCAATGTTGTCATAGAGTTAATGAATGACATATTTAAAAAACTATTGCTACATGTTCAcagattttggactgtatttgttggAACATACAAGGCCATTAAAGAGCATGAGAGGTTACAAGGAAGGTTAGAATCAAAAAGAAAGGAAGTCACACAAGATCCTGTTCAGGAGAAGTGAGAATATGCAGCGAAAAAAGTTGATAAATGGATAAAAGTACATGGAAAGTTTAATAAGAAATTTCAATCAAAGAATTAAATAGATATGATCAAATGAAAGACACTCATTTCCCCTCATTCCTTAAGGATACTGATAGTAGTTTGAAAATTCTAGAAGAGTGGAAAATGGAGATTATCTAGATGTTACCACAGGCCACAAGCATTACCCTTATTAATGACAAGTTGTTGAGAATACAAGtgttaaattgaataaaatgatttcacTAGAATTTGGAATGAAGCATTTCAATGACCTCAATGGTGTATATGCTAACCAAAATTATATTGAACATTGGTCACAACTGAATTTATTTCTAACCTGCACAAAATGAAGGAGAGAGCACTTAGAGACTATACTCCACTTAAATAGAGCCTTGCCAGACCCAATGGTCAAGGGTGTTTATTGAAGAGTGAGGAAAATGGGGTATCCTCTACGTGCATTCAATATATGTCAATCTTCTCAATATATTACGTGTTATGTTTTATATTATTTGTTTTCTAATATTTTTGTTGGAATGTTCTATGTCATCAAGATGGTTAGATGAAATTAGCATCATTAGGCTTTACTGTTTTGTTTTCAAATTCCCTCTAGCATTGAGTAAATATTTGTGCTTTATGAGAAATGTAAAGATTATTTTAGCATATATTTAGTTACAAAGGGAATCAAATAAAATTTTGCTGAGTGTGCCAATTGATCTAAAACTTCTTGCTCCCTTGTATTATAAATGAGAAATCAAGATCAATGGCAAAGGTTCTAGAATATATATTTGGATGGGTAGCTTGTATGTAGTCTAAGCTTGTTACTTTCGTGTATTAAAATTGAGAAATCAACATCATTTGCAAAGGTTCTGGAATAGATCTTTGGATGGGTAGCTTGTATGTAGTCTAGTTTTGTTTTAGTAATAGAATGCAATTTGCAAAAAAAGTTAATATCTATGATATTGTCTCAATCGTTTTGAAAAATTAATGATAAGATGCTTTACGATTATCACTAACTTGTGTCATCTTATTCACATGAACTAGTACATTAAGGATGTATTAGTTTGTCTTTGTACTCTTTGTGTGAATGTGTAATGCATTTCATAAGTTTCTTTCAAGAAGAGAATTCTCCTCTAAGGACATTGTAGTGAATATGAGTATATGTGTTGTGATCATTGAGTAGAATTATGGGTGCATATCTAATTAACATTTGTATAATGCATAAGTGTGGGGATTAGATGGTTGGATTTAAATCAATTCTGGATATAAAATATATATGCTATTTTACTCCATGGCCCTAGGAATCAAGCACCAATCTATCTTTGTTCCAAGTTTGTTTTAGAAACGTCTCAACTATGAAGATCTCTTTTAAACTTATTTTGTAGGATTAGCTTTAGTTTAGGTTTTATTCCCAATTATTTAGTTGATGATGATAAACCAAGAATGTAGCCACATTCTaagataattaatcatttccttggtatattttcattggaaTATATCTGCTATATATGCaatatttgcaaattatttgtATGGAAACTTTGAATATTGCAAGGTATAGTCACTTAGGTTtagtagagcctaaagagtaggaGATTACTCAatcctctaattgaaatctcatttGTTGGCCACTAACCCAAGGGTTTGAAGATTGAAATTGACTATTTCGTAGGAAATCCTCAGGCAATCAGATGAAGTAACCGATGAGTAGTTTAGGGTTAGGACTTTCTATGAATTTGTAACCTAGTGATATATAGCTAGCAAAACCATCTTCAATAAGCCTCGAATGAATTCATTTTATGTGTCTTACACCTGGATACTCCTATGATCTATATAGGGGTTACTGAGGTAGCAAAGTATTTTTTGTTCAATGACATTCTTCGGGGCTAACCCAACAAGTtgggtttgattttttttatagTGTAATGGTCCATTTTATTCAAATTTAATATCTAATAAGGTATTACTCTAGGAATACCTTTATGAATCTAAGTTGAATTCAAAATATAGGAGATATAACCCACTCTTGTAGAGTTGGCCTCTAACCCTCCATGATCTATTGATGAGATGATTTCACTTGCATGAATACAACCCTAGCCTTACGAGTTGATTTTAGTTCTAAGAAGTGGAGAAAAAATTTTGGGATCCAATAGGATGGAAAAAGGTATTAATATTGGggtcaaattcaaatttttaatttgtaatatttttttgtcaaGGATGTTAGCAAGAGAAATTATGTTGTAGATTTCGCATGCTCCTATCTATATGGGTAGGGTCACGTCTACTCAAGGGTACTAGCACTCTCCTAGTACATTCGAGTGTTGTCCTATCTATATGCTTATTgagaaaaatgtcaaaaaaattcttttaaaaatGTTAGGTATGTATTTTCCatctttataatttttattttattttttaaaataatgccTGGTAAACCTTTTAACGTTACTGGTGATGCTGACATGACACACCCTCCGGCTCCATGAGAAacacttttgacctggagctatgaaccggtgaggccacaaccgagggacctcatccccacacttcacttgttcaagcTCGCGAGCACAACGACATAGCGAAGACACATTGCCtctgagcacaatggcccagcaggggtttgaaacatggtggccgcttcaccaacgaagtgttttaactgcgacactacatgtctgaagatGATTTTCATAATTGCATAAGCtacttctaaattaaaaaaaaaattctaccaaaaaaatatatatatttttcttatataaattttatagattcaaccaaattatataaataataagaTCCCTATTCTTAAAAAGACCAAATAAACTTCACAACAATGTATTTATAAGAAAATAATGATATTGCCTGTTATTGTACACACTAATTAAACTCAACCCCTTCGATGTTAATAATATCTTATAATTAATTGCAATATACAATATGCCCATTAGGCTCAACTACTTCGGTAAATAATTTTTTCGGTATTAATTACCATTTGGAAGCAGGAAGATAAATCTTTAGGTATCAGGTGGGGCCATTTCAGCTACTACCATTAGCAAACAACCACACAACTCATGCCTAATGGCCCACATACATAGTGGATAACACAGTCACTTTTGATGGGGGCGTTTTGGAAATAATGAAATCATTTCTGGAACTCATTAACCCAGGCTCCATTAACACAACAAATTGGCTTCACACCTCTTGCAAATCCTATTGCTTTTCCAAGGTCTTTGAACTCCTCCTCTGTATGCTCTTTGGTAGGGTACTCAAATGCATTCACCCCATGTGCCTTGGTGAATGGTTGGATCCCTTCAACAATAGCATCCTTAAGATAATGCCAAGTGTCTATGAACACCTTGTCCTGGTTCATCAAGGCCAGTGGTGCCAAGGACAGGCCATCCTTGTTCTGCACAAGATATTTGCAGAGAGGAGTCAAACCATAGAGCCTCTCAGGCTTTCCATTCTTGTATGTGCTTACAGAATAGTTGAGGAGGGAATGACTTGCTAGAACTCTCAGAATCCTATCTAGAGTAATTGTTGCATCAGGGTTTGTTACATTTGGAATTTGGGACACAATCTGAGCAGGGGAAACTTGAAGGCCATCGCCTGCATTGGCTATGATTTGTAGCGCATCAAGCTCTATTGCAGCGATGATGACTATAGGGAGGCAGGTGAAGAAGCCTAGCTCCATTGCCATAAACCATTCTTCCTCGTTGATAATGGTGGCACTAGCAGATTCTGGGGCACATTGATAGAGATTTCTATCTGAGGCACATTGACAGAGCTTTCTATATGATAAAATAAGATAGATTTGGTGAGCTCAGCATTATCTCCATGTCGTCGACATGAACTTTGAATTCAGCATCATCTACATGCCCACACATGAATAGGCTTCTAGGTTTAAATTCACATTTTCCAGGTTTAACTTCACAAATGAAGATATCAGGAAAGAGCACCATGAATTCAAAAGTCTACTATCCACTCAATCAAGTCACAATCTTCATTTGACCTTTCTACCCATGGAGTCTGCCGTTTTACTTTGCATTATCATAATATAATATTACCCAAAGAACCAGTCCCACAAAACTTTAGTGTTCACCATTAGTGCTTGTCAACTGTGTAATAGTTAGGTTGTCTTGTCTATTTGTTCGTTTTAAATTGagtagagaaaacacataatatgaacacaacaacaacaaaaagaaaattaAGGCAAAcacaaataacacataacacatggtTCACCATAAAAATGGCTACATCCACTTGcaagcagggaataacttctattaaccAATCGATGTTTACATGGCTTGTACTCATCTACTTATACAATCATATTCAGCTATCAAGTGAAGAGTATATGAAGATGAACAGTCATGAGACCGTTAGACTTCATATtcctaacaatctccccctgaaGGCTAACCAGTCAAGCCATGCACAACGACATCCCCTGCTCTCCATTTCGATTCTTACAGAACCAGGCCCATTGAAGATTTAAGTTTCGCCAAAATTTGTTCGAGAATTAATAAAACTAAATAACATGACAGTATATTTAACTCCTGTAGCTGATATATCGATACTTTCACCATTCCTGTCTTGGTCATTCTCAAAGTCAATATTAACAAAAACACTCTTACTGTCATTTACGACATTTTTTCCCATGTCGACCATTCCAAATACAACATCAACAATCAATGTATTCCTAAAAAATGGATTTGTTTCAGGAGTTTTGTCAAAAACATCGTGGGCTTTCTCTACATTCAAAGTATCTGGTCCAATGATAGACTCTAGAAGTAAATACCCATCAATAACCGGTTGCTCCAGACCATTTATCATACCGACATCTTTTGTTGCCTGTCCCTGAGAATCATTGAAATATTCAGGGACTCCAGAGACATCATTCTCTGATACCAGCTTTACTTTAACCCAGTTGTTGATATGCTTATCCACCTTCGTGCCAAATGGACTGGATTCGCCAGATTTCACCTTATTGCCATTCCTTCGTCCTCTACTATGAAACACCAGGCATCTGTAGGAGTCTTCACATGCCACATCGGTAGACACAATGTACCAAACGCCATCACTAGCCAGAATCAGGCACTCTTTCAAACACATATCTGCAAAGTGATACTGCGGTACCACAAGAAACAGGGTATCCGTGCTCCACAGGATGCCATCGAGTGCATTCTTACGGCGGTTATTGCTACAGTCCATAACGCCCTTTTGGGAAAATACCGCGAGTAGCCCATGCTGGGCGAATATCATAAGCAAGTCGCCGTATGTAAGACCACCGACAGTTTCTGGTACCAAGCTAGCAAAATCTGTTACATCTTCCCCAGCCGTTAGGTGTGCCAGGGCCCAGAAGTATGATTCGCTATCAGATTTGCCTTGTCGGACATAAATATTGCCTATGCCCCGACTCACCAAAAAAATGACAGATTTCATTGTCTCCTAATGTGCCATTCAAGACCGCAAATTCACTAACCTTCTCAACTCTCTTTACTTCTCAAAACTCCGAATCTTGTTTTGCCTCTTCAGTTTCCATGAGTGAAACAACCTGATTCTGTGCCTCCTTGTCTCCAAAGTCTGCATCACGCCTACCATTCTTATTTCGCCTCCATTAGGAGCTCTTGACAAACCCTGCACACGAGTTGACCATTTTCTATCATCACGCCACCTCCGTTTTGGCTGCTCCTGCCCAAACTGGCGTCGAACCTTATCTAAGGGATTTCTCTCTGTATACCATGGTCGTCGACCTAGCAACTCAAAAACCCGTGATGGTTCTCTAAGTTGTGCATCGTCGGGCCACTTAATATCTCGATATGGCTCACATACCATATCTGCCTCCACCAAGGTGCTTCTTCCTCGCTCCTCTGCTTGGGTTTCAGGGAATGGCAGTCTTCTTGACGCCCATCTCACAATCCGAGAGAATTTTGGCATGACATTCTCTATATGTAGAGAATCTGCCACAAATTGCTTCCCTCTATCTCTGTCTTTAGCATCAACCTGAGGACGATTGAAAATAAGGGCCGAACCAGACTTTGTTTGGGGCAACTCTTCCATCGCATCACAAGCCTTATTATCCTCAATTTGGTCAGTGACTGGAGGCTCGATACGCCTCTAACCCTCCATGATCTGTTGATGAGATGATTTCACTTGCATGAATACGACCCTAGCCTTACGAGTTGAATTTAGTTCTAAGAAGTGGAGCAACAATTTTGGGATTCAATGGGATGGACAAAGTATTAATATTCGGGTCACATTTAAATTTTtacattgtaatatttttttgtcaaGGATGTTAGCAAGAGTAATTATGTTGTAGATTTTGCATAGTCCTATCTATATGGATAGGGTCGTGTCTACTCAAGGTACTAGCACCCTCATAGCACATTGGAGTCTTGTACAATACAAATAATCTCTCTACAAGTTTTGTGGTATCTTTAATAAGTGCACCAACATCCTATATAATTTTAGCATCATCATTTATGTTGTCTCACAAAGCTAACAAAAGTATTGTTTATTTACTCCTATACCAACATGTTTAAAGAGGACAAATTTGGTACCTTAGGCACATTTGGTGGATATTAAGTAATCAATTCCTTGGGTTTATTCAACAATAATATATATGGAAATATATTGTAAGTGTTTAAAAATACCTTTAGGTCCAGGTGTAGGTTGTTTCAAAATAATGGTGAATTGTGATGTGTTGTCTTGGAGGATATCTGATATGCTCACATCTAGTCTTAGATTCATGTGTGTGtgcacgagagagagagagagagagagagagagagagagagagagagagagagatcaatgtCTTTTAAGCTTCTTAGAACATTGGAGGTGAATTAAGGTTTTGGGGTAGAAAAGGGAAAGTGTTGTGGTAAGAAAGAAAAAGTTTGAATTGGGAGATGGTAAGATGGTAACAATGAAATTCTAGGTCCTAGATCCCTTTGGATGAGAATTAAATCTTAGAATATTTTGAGGATCCCCATCTATAAGGTATTTTGTTGCCATTATCCTTACCCATATTTCTTTAGGGTCTTTAATGTACTTCCAAACTAGTTTAGCTCCCAAGGATTTGTTCTACAAGTCAAGATTTTTTATTCCTAGACCCCCCATGGACTTGGGTTTGATGATTTTATCCCATGTAATTAGAGCAATTTTAtgtttttcttcaatattttgccAGAAGAAGTTTTTCATCTTTTCAATGATTAAGGAATTTGCACCAATAGTGAGGGATAAACAAGATAAAAGGTAGATGGGTAGAGTAGAAATAACTGCTTGGAGCATTACTAGCCTACCAGCCCATGATAGCCGTTTCCCTTTCCAGGAGTTAATATTCTGATCCATCTTTAACTTCAGAGGATCCCAAAGTTTTGAGTTCCTCAATTCTTTGTCAATTGGGATGCCTAGGTGAATGCAAGGAACAATGCATGTTTTACAGTTCAAAATTATTTGGATCTTAACCTCTAAGGGGGCAGGGTTCgagaagaatttatttatttatttttctttattgataATTTGGCCTGAGGCCTTCCCAAAGGATTCCAAGAGCATTTTCAGCTCAATTGCTTCCTTATTCTTTGCTACACCCAACAAGAGGTTATCAATTGCAAATTCTGATGCTAGTCAATGAAACattcgacgaggatgttgtatgtcctatGGCATTCTCTTTTCAGATGGATGTCGAAATTCCAACGTCCACCAAGGAAACAGCCAACGAGGATGCTATATGCCTGACGACAATCTCTCGTTGGAAGAGCAACTAGGGCCACCGTCAGAACAGTCCTTGGTGTCATCGGAACTTTGACATCCACCCAAGAAACATCAGACAAGGATGCTGAATGTCCGATGGTATTCTCTCTTTGGATGAATAGTCATGGCCATTGTCGGACAAGTTTTGGGTACCATCGGAATTCTGATGCTAGTCAACAAAACATCccacaaggatgttgtatgtcctatGGAATTCTCTCATCAGACAGATATCAAAATTCTGACGTCCACCCAagaaacatctgatgaggatgcTATATGGTCAATGAAATTCTCTCACCAGATGAGTGATCATGGCCGCCGTCGGAAGAGTCTTGGGTGTTGTAGGATTTCTGACTCCAGCCAATGAAAGATCCAACGAGGATGTTGGATGTCCTATGGCATTCTcagtgttatcttttgtggatggttggtaaatgtttcgtagtttatatttgtgcttaactattatatctattgTTCCAGTATTCAATTTATATATTCTAATAATAAGGTTTcgatgcttaaagttctataatctgttgacaactaattcaccccccctcttagttgtcttctggttatctgattTGTCTATCAACAACAACATGGTAAATATggtctaaagtttttgtggaactttttttagactagacatggaaaaggagagcatgatggagaagGAGCGTGTGTGAAGTGTGCACTTCACCAATATAAACTTGGAGGGAACAAAATACAAAATTCTAGTGAGATAATAGAATGGTACAAAAATCATTTTGGTTCACGTGACACAACATACAAAAAATACTACTTTTGGGAAATTAAAGATATAGATCAATCATAATTGCCAAACAATTAATGGCATTAGAAGtttgcatcaagtgatgactacaggaCATAGCAAACCTCTTGTGATTTGGGTTAGATAAAAATCATGTTTTTCTGTTGATTGAATTGAAAACAATGCAAATATTCAACAATGTCAAAATATTAGAGATGGATTTGTTTCAGAATGGAAGATGAAACAATTTGTCACAGTGCCACCATCTGAAAAAAGTGAGAATGTAGATATTCATGAGCCTAtatattcagctgattatgaacgtgtttctgatttagttgtgcCAAGTacacttgcattttatttaaatatacttATGCTTTTTCATGtactttgtttaaattttaattcaatGTGAATTCTTTTTACATTCTACCatacactttataatttaattgtttgtaTTTTGCCGTGTATAAGTGATATTTTTTTTGTGCTTGCAGATGCTAACAATgtagaaggtgttgactattacctactatgatgcacaaaaccaaaatgtaaattgTCAGAATCAGTGGAAGATGTTGATGGGGAACAATATACCACTAGATCAATCGTTGTTGAAGGTATGCATTATCAACAAACAAAGATAGATAGCAATGGTGTTACATTTATTGAACAAGATTACAGTGATTTAGTTATAGTAACAAGATTACATTTTGAAACTTTACAAAAAAGAGTCTGTGTCTCCCAAAAGTGGAGGTTGTCTATCAAAGATcatgaaaggatattagagatagtaaAAGATAAAGGATCCATATTTTATGTACCATGAGCTCACTTAATTTATTAGAACAAGTGAGCTTGTGTATTTTTTTGACCATGAAACATGTCTATATATGCatttatatgtacacatacatgtatatatatgcatatatatttatgtacTATTTTTTTGGATCGCCATACATTTGTACGTATGTACATTCAAGATCTTTTTTGGATCactatacatatgtacacacatgtacatttgagttattttttaTAACATATGTACATATGAACATTTGAGTTTATCTGTTGCAACttctttgaaatcaaaatttgcacaATTTGAGTTAATTTGTTGCATGCCATCTTATAtagatttgaatcacttaattgagttgaattaattaattgattttaattgatttgattaaataatttgatttaatttgattaaatcatTGGATGTATCTGAATTAcctaattgaattgatttaattaattcattggattgatttGAATCACCTAATTAATTGACTCATTCATTGGATTGGTTAATTAATTGGATTGATTAATTCATTGCATTAATTCATGGGACTAactaattgatttgaattattttgattaatttgttgaattggtttgaattgatttgaattaatttgattaattcattgaattcatttgattaattcattgaattcatttgattaattgatttcaattagtttgattaattctttgaattggtttgaattgatttgattaattgatttgaattagtttGACTAATTCATTGAAtcggtttgaattgatttgattaattgatttgaattagtttgattaattcatttaattggtttgaattgatttgattaattgctttgattaattcattgaattgaattgatttgattaattcagtgaattcatttgattaattggtttgaattaatttgatttattcattgaattgaattgattttatttgataaatttatttgatttaattcaattaatttggtgaattcatttgattaattgatttgaattgatttgattaatttaataattaaatcaacaattcaactaactaaatcaaatgaataattaaaaattcaagtaactaattaatttaataattcattggcttgaatttatttgattaattgatttgaaataaattgattaaattaatgcattgaattgattaatttaattcattgaatttaattcatttgatttgattaatttatttgaatcacttttttatttgaattgatatgatttgattaattgatttgaatcactttttgatttaaattgatttgcttaatttaataattaaatcaacaattcaactaactaaataAAATCAGTAAATTAATAATTCAACAAGCGAAATATCAAAATTTATCATCTAAAATAATATGATCAATTCTACTTGaacttattataaaaatataacatagacACATAGACATGTGTAACAAACAAACaagtaatctcatcaaacaagtgtgTCTAATATGTACAAGTGTTAGATACATAAACAAACATGTACAAGTGTTCAATATGtatataatctcatcaaacaagtgtcaaatacatatatgtaaaaaaaaagtacatgcattgtacatataatctcatcaaacaacGATAACGTATAAATTAAGTTGGTCGACCCTCCACTGATCCATGTCCTAAATGTTGTCCATCCAAAAGAATGTACATGCAAGAACACATATATGTAAGAATATGCAAATATTATCTAGCTATAAGTATGAAAATTATACTTTAACATAAGTACATGAAAATTTTACCTGGTCTGATCCATCATCTGCACCACTAGGGTGTGCATGGGCCACAGGTATCCGAGATGAAGAACTCAAACGTGGTCCAGGAACCTGGATCATatacaattaaaaaattaaaattatgttAACTAATAATTTTGAAGTTTAAATCCACTATTTAACatcaattaaataatatgaccttacagaaagaaaaaaaatagtGTGTATCTGACTGTGACCATGTGTAGGCGCTGAAGGAGGCTACAAATCTACTAATGTCTCCAATGTAATACGATgctatatataattcaaaattctaattgtgttagtaatttttcaatttgaaatccactattttaaataaataaataatatgaccTTATAGAAAAAACAATGTGTACCTCATGAGACTCAAAGGCTCTCCTCATCCTACTGATCTCGAATGAATGGAAGGACACATGGTCAATGTTGATATCCAATGATGTATCCTCTAAACTATCAATAAGAAAACTGGTATAGTGACCATGAGTTCGAGCAGGAGCTATAAAAGTAATAGGCGGTAGCAGTGTAGGTCGTGGTGGCTTAGGTGTCGGATTGCCTGGTGTAGGCTGAAGAGGAGGTGTAGGATAAACTAATGTACATGGTGCAGGGGTTGTAGGATGCACAAAAATTCCATCCTCTCTCCCCATATCATCATGAGATTCTCTACCGCCATAGCTCCTAGATCCACCTCTATGTACATGTTGTCTCACCCATGTTGGTACATCCTCAAGTGGGATCTCAAGAATCAAAGAAAGAAGTGTATATGAATCCAATAAATCACTAAACAACAATACACTCATTTGCTGCAAAGGATCAACCTTTGTCTTCCATACAACGTCAAGTGGAGATGGTATATCTACATGGGCATAAGGATCAGTGCCACTACTAGATGTTGCATCTTTAGCGTGTGTAAT
The nucleotide sequence above comes from Cryptomeria japonica chromosome 11, Sugi_1.0, whole genome shotgun sequence. Encoded proteins:
- the LOC131034509 gene encoding caffeic acid 3-O-methyltransferase-like codes for the protein MELGFFTCLPIVIIAAIELDALQIIANAGDGLQVSPAQIVSQIPNVTNPDATITLDRILRVLASHSLLNYSVSTYKNGKPERLYGLTPLCKYLVQNKDGLSLAPLALMNQDKVFIDTWHYLKDAIVEGIQPFTKAHGVNAFEYPTKEHTEEEFKDLGKAIGFARGVKPICCVNGAWVNEFQK